The Panicum hallii strain FIL2 chromosome 9, PHallii_v3.1, whole genome shotgun sequence genome has a window encoding:
- the LOC112875617 gene encoding receptor-like serine/threonine-protein kinase At2g45590 codes for MPSRQPPLPAPSSSAPSPAAALLHQQHRHHQRHLAVKAVAATAIVAVALVAALVTALWWRRRRKRAAAEPEGTKGTVRCLSYRQLRRATAGFAAGNKLGQGGFGPVFRGALPPEKGHGGRGRERPVAVKVMDAAGSLQGEREFHNEIAVASHLLSSGSASTSEEALCSNILLPFAYSMPACGGEARRPRRMMLVYDLMPNGSLQDALLGAGSRRHRDLVSEWPRRLAVARDVAAALRYLHSVVKPPVVHGDVKPSNVLLDADLKARLADFGLARVCSDPDPEGKPVSGVIAEGDGMIAGAYANGNPNGGCDDDVSVVAESTVTTTVNGEGNGAPKSPEDDEAFTSASPAEAASTSGFDRTSVDSGTNSRSCNGGSRTGGATASGTGSDWWWPQDNGAPNIGVKDYVMEWIRSEIKKERPKSDWVAGTAVNNPVAERKKSKRRAREWWREDYVDELAKKQKRRALAKSKSQQVGLQWWERDIDDDFDEKGQSKWNLVKSWSRRSSNSTSNCHGSINWWVNGARSSRDWASGELVPKSGGTVSSTPSMRGTVCYVAPEYGGGGPLSEKCDIYSYGVLLLVLVSGRRPLQVMASPMSEFEKASLISWARHLARASRLLDLVDPALRDVNRDEALLCITIALLCIQRSPAYRPSSEELLQMLSCEGELPNLPLEFSPSPPGGFPFKSRKKVR; via the coding sequence ATGCCCTCGCGCCAGCCCCCTCTTccggccccctcctcctccgcgccgtccccggccgccgcgctcCTCCACCAGCAGCACCGCCACCACCAACGCCACCTCGCCGTGAAGGCCGTGGCGGCCACGGCGATCGTAGCGGTCGCCCTCGTGGCCGCTCTCGTGACCGcgctgtggtggcggaggaggaggaagcgggcggcggcggagccagAGGGGACCAAGGGGACCGTACGGTGCCTGTCGTACCGGCAGCTGAGGCGCGCCACGGCCGGGTTCGCCGCGGGGAACAAGCTCGGCCAGGGAGGGTTCGGGCCCGTCTTCCGCGGCGCCCTGCCCCCGGAGAAGGGCCATGGGGGCAGGGGGAGGGAGCGGCCCGTCGCCGTCAAGGTCATGGACGCCGCGGGCTCGCTCCAGGGCGAGCGCGAGTTCCACAACGAGATCGCCGTCGCCTCCCACCTCCTCAGCTCCGGCTCCGCCtcaacctccgaggaggcgctCTGCTCCAACATCCTGCTTCCGTTCGCTTACTCGATGCCGGCGTGCGGGGGAGAAgcccggcggccgcgccggATGATGCTGGTGTACGACCTCATGCCCAACGGGTCTCTGCAGGACGCGCTGCTTGGCGCGGGGTCGCGCCGCCACCGGGACCTCGTGTCTGAGTGGCCGCGCCGCCTCGCCGTGGCGCGGGACGTGGCAGCCGCGCTCCGCTATCTCCACTCCGTCGTCAAGCCGCCGGTCGTGCATGGGGACGTCAAGCCCAGCAACGTCTTGCTTGACGCGGACCTCAAGGCTCGCCTCGCCGACTTCGGCCTCGCCCGTGTGTGTTCCGACCCTGACCCTGAAGGCAAGCCAGTGAGCGGCGTGATTGCTGAAGGCGACGGCATGATTGCAGGAGCTTATGCGAATGGGAATCCTAATGGGGGATGTGATGATGACGTCTCAGTGGTGGCAGAGAGCACGGTAACGACCACGGTGAATGGGGAGGGGAATGGTGCGCCCAAGTCGCCAGAGGATGATGAGGCCTTCACATCTGCATCGCCGGCAGAGGCCGCATCCACTTCTGGGTTTGACAGGACCAGCGTTGACAGTGGTACGAACAGCCGGAGCTGCAATGGTGGCTCACGTACTGGTGGCGCCACGGCATCAGGAACTGGGAGTGATTGGTGGTGGCCACAGGACAATGGTGCACCAAACATTGGCGTTAAGGACTATGTCATGGAGTGGATTAGATCAGAGATCAAGAAAGAACGCCCGAAGAGTGATTGGGTTGCAGGGACAGCTGTAAACAATCCAGTTGCTGagaggaagaagtcgaagcgGAGGGCAAGAGAATGGTGGCGTGAGGATTACGTTGATGAGCTAGCCAAGAAGCAGAAACGGCGGGCACTTGCCAAATCAAAGAGCCAGCAGGTCGGGTTGCAATGGTGGGAAAGGGATATTGATGATGACTTTGATGAGAAGGGGCAGTCCAAGTGGAATTTGGTAAAGAGCTGGAGTCGGAGGAGCAGCAATAGCACCAGCAATTGCCATGGCAGCATTAACTGGTGGGTAAATGGTGCAAGAAGCAGCCGTGACTGGGCAAGCGGAGAATTAGTTCCCAAGAGCGGTGGTACAGTGAGCAGCACGCCTAGCATGCGTGGCACGGTGTGCTATGTGGCTCCTGAGTATGGTGGCGGAGGCCCATTATCGGAGAAATGTGACATCTACAGCTACGGTGTCCTATTACTTGTTCTTGTTTCCGGGCGCCGGCCATTGCAGGTAATGGCGTCACCCATGTCGGAGTTTGAGAAGGCAAGCCTTATATCATGGGCCAGGCACCTTGCACGCGCCAGCCGCTTGCTTGATCTGGTTGACCCTGCCCTGCGTGATGTTAACCGTGACGAGGCGTTGCTCTGCATTACCATTGCGCTCCTCTGCATCCAGAGGTCTCCAGCTTATCGCCCATCGAGTGAGGAATTGCTCCAGATGCTCTCTTGTGAGGGAGAACTGCCAAACCTCCCACTGGAGTTTTCACCCTCACCACCTGGTGGGTTCCCTTTCAAGTCTCGGAAAAAAGTTCGGTGA